The Polyangiaceae bacterium DNA window GGCGAGAAGGTGCGAATGCTCGCAACGGGCCGCACGTACGAGGTGACCGAGATCGGCTGCTTCTCCCCTCACCCCACTTCGTTGAAGGAGCTCGGTCCGGGTGAAGTCGGGTTCCTCGCAGGCAACATGAAGAGCGTCGAGGACTGCAAAATCGGCGACACGATCACGACGGCCATCAACGGCTCAACCACCCCGCTCGCAGGCTTCAAAGAAGTGAAGCCGATGGTATTCGCTGGCGTGTACCCGACGGACTCCGCTGACTACGAAGACCTGCGAGATGCGCTCGGCAAGCTCCACCTGAATGACTCGTCGTTCGTGTTCGAACCCGATACTTCGGACGCCCTCGGCTTCGGCTTCCGTTGCGGCTTTCTTGGTCTCTTGCACATGGAGATCATCCAGGAGCGCCTGGAGCGCGAATACGACTTGGACCTGATCACCACTGCCCCCTCCGTGGTCTACAACGCGCAGGTGAAGGGCGAGATGGTACGCGTGGACAACCCATCGAAGATGCCTCCCGTTGGTGAGATCGAGAGCATCGAAGAACCGATCATGAAGGTCGTTGTGCACGTGCCTGCGGAGTACGTTGGCGCCGTCGTTGCGCTGTGTGAGGAACGCCGCGGGATCCAGCAGAACATCCACTTCGCCACCCAGGACCACGTCGTCGTGACTTACGAGCTGCCCTTGTCCGAAGTCATCCTCGACTTCCACGACAAGCTAAAGAGCGCCTCTCGCGGCTATGCGAGCATGGACTACGAGCTCACCGGCTACCGCGCAGACGACCTGGTGAAGCTGGACATCCTGGTCAACGGCGAACCAGTGGATGCGCTGAGCGTGATCGTTCACCGTGCCTTTTCCCAGCACCGTGGTCGTGCACTGGCTGCCAAGATGAAAGAGCTGGTGCCGCGTCAGCAGTACGACGTGGCCATTCAGGCGGCGATCGGGGCAAAAATCATCGCGCGGACCAACGTGCGCGCGCTGCGCAAGGACGTCACCGCCAAGTGCTACGGCGGCGATATCTCGCGAAAGCGCAAGCTGTTGGAGAAGCAGAAGGCAGGCAAGCGCCGGATGAAGCAGTTCGGCAAGGTCGATGTGCCTCAGGAGGCCTTCCTGGCGATCCTGAAGCTCGACTCCTGAAGCAGCGTTGAGGGCGTGTTTCGGCTTCCCGTCGAATCCTCTCGCCTCGTAGAGTCGAGTTCTTGCGTCCGCTCGCGTGCAGCACGCGCCACGACGCCACCGAGCACCCGGAGACAGCATGGATCGAGACGCGCTAGACGCACTCAACGCGACCCTTAATGGCCAGCAGGTGACCTACCTCGGCGCAGCTCACTTCGGCCCAAAGCTGAACATCGAGCGCTTCCGCCTGGCCAATGGGCTCGACGTCTTGCTGTGTGAGGACCACAGCGCTCCAGTCGTCGCCTACCACACTTGGTTCCGTGTGGGTTCGCGCCACGAGCGGGAAGGCAAGACAGGCCTGGCTCACTTGTTCGAGCACCTGATGTTCAACGAGACGGAGAACTTGCCGAAGGGCGAGTTCGATCGCCGGCTGGAAGAGGCGGGGGCGGACACGAACGCATCTACCTGGCTCGACTGGACCCACTACAACATCGCAGTGCCGAGCGATCAGCTACCTCTGGTGATTCGCCTCGAAGCCGAGCGCATGGGCGCGCTGGTGCTGAAGGAACCTCAAGTCGAAAGCGAAAAAGAAGTCGTCGCCAACGAACGTCGCTACCGCGTCGACGACGACGTGGAGGGTGCGATCAACGAGGTGCTCTGGGCCACCGCATACACGAAGCACCCGTATCACCACCCGACCATCGGCTGGATGGCGGACATCGAGGGCTTCACCACCGAAGACTGTCGCGCCTTCTACGAGGCGTACTACGCCCCCAACAACGCCTGCGTCGTCGTGGTTGGTGACGTAGCGCCAACAGAGCTGTTGAAGCAGATGGTCGATGCCTACGCCGGACTCGCGCCGTTCGAGCTCCCCGTGGAAGACAGCTGGCCGGAGCCCGCACAGACGTCGGAGCGAAGGGTCGAACTGACGCAGCCGACGTCGACGCAAAAAGTGGCGGTCGCCTATCACGCGCCGGCCTTGGGAGACTACGATCACCCTGCGCTCGCGGTGCTGAACGAAGTCCTCTCCGGTGGACGGGCTAGCCGCCTCTACAACCGACTGATCACCGAGATGGAGCTAGCGAGCGAGGTCCGCACGTTTCTCGGTCCGTTCCGCGATCCAGGCCTGATCGAGGTGTACGCCTCGGGTCGAGACAGTGTCCGCGCGGAACAGCTTCTGGAGGTCATCGATGAGGAACTCGAGAAGCTGTCTCGAGAGCCGGTTCCCACCGCCGAGCTGGAGCGCGCTTGCGCGCGTATGGAACTCGGGCTCCTGGGTGGGCTCGAGAACGTGGACGGCCGCGCCAGCACCATCGGTTTTTATGAGACGGTTCTCGGTAGACCAGGAGCTGCCTTCGAGCGCCTGGAAGCGATGCAGCGAGTGACACCCAGCGATCTGCTCCGCGCAGCTCGGCGCTACTTGCGCCCAGAGCAGCGCTCCGTGGTCCTGGTCAGGCCGAGCCGCGATGGTCAGGAGGCTGCGTGATCCCGGTCCTCCTCGAGTCCGACACGGCTCTGCCCTTGGTTCACTGCTCCCTCGCTCTCCGGATCGGCTCGGTAGTGGATCCGCCGGGAAAAGAAGGCCTGACCCGCCTGCTGTTCCGTTTGATGCGGCGGACCGGCGGAGGCGCCACGCCACGCGCCTTGGATGAGCGCATCGATCGCCTCGGGGCCGCGATTTGGGTCGACGTCGGGCAAAGCACCTCAGGTGTGCACGGCACTACCATCTCACGAAACCTGGATGCATTCCTCGACGTGCTGGCAGACGTGGTGTTGAAGCCGGGCCTGGACGCCGAGGAGTTCGAGCGCTTGAAGCGTGAAGCGCTGAGCGAACTGGTGGAGGTGCTCGACAGCGACCGCAGCCTCGCGCGGCGCTGGTTTGCTCGCCGCCTTTTCGCGGGCCACCCCTACGCGCGACCTACTGGCGGAACCAAGGCGACACTGGCGGCCATCGAGCTCAAGGACCTGGAGCAGCGCTACCGGGAGCTGTTCTGCCCGGAGAACCTCGTGCTCGCAGTGGCCGGCGACATCGACGAGGCGCGGGCCAACGCCTTCGCGGAGCGCCTGACCGCGGCATTGCCCCGCGGACACGTGCTCGATGACCCAACGCCCGAACCCACACAGCGCCCCGGACGTCACCTGGTGTTCGTTGACAAGCCAGAGCGCAGCCAAACTCAGATCCTGATCGGCTGCCTCGGTAGTCACCCCCACGATCCGGATCACATCCCGCTCCACGTCGCGAACACCGTCTTTGGGGGCACCTTTACGTCGCGCCTCACCCAAGAAGTCCGCGGCAAACGTGGGTGGTCCTACGGCGCATACGCCAGCCTACCGGTGGACCGTCGACGCCGCAGCTTCAGCATGTGGACGTTCCCCAAGGCGGAGGACGCTGTCGCATGTGTCCAGCTGGAGCTGGAGCTGTTCGAAGCCTGGGTTTCCGGGGGGATCACCCAGGAGGAGCTCGATTGGGTCAAAGCGTACCTTGTGCGCTCCCACGCATTCGCCGTGGACAGCGCCTCGAAGCGCGTAGGGCAGCTGCTGGACATGGAACTCTACGGGCTGCCAGGCGGCTACCACACTGAGTACACCAAGCGCGTCGCCGGGGTGACGCTCGAGCAAGCGAACCAGAGCCTGCGCCGCCTCACCCCAAAAGATCTATTGATCAGCGTGGTGGGAAGCCAAGAGCCGATCTACGCAGCGTTGCAGGCGGGGATCCCTCACCTCGAGTCCAGCGAGGTGATCCCCTTCGACACCGACTGAGGGACGCCTAGCGTCCAGCGTCAGCTCAAAGCGAGCAGCTTCCCGACGTCCTCAGCGACCGCCGCCGCGCGCGCAGCGAGGTCGTCTTCGGCGCCGGTCACGGATTGCTCCGCGTCCAATCGCTGACACAAGTCGACGTAGATCTTCAGCTTGGGCTCGGTCCCACTGGGCCGCACCAGAATCCGCCCCGCCGCGAGCTCGATCGCCACGAGATTCGACTTCGCCAACCAGCGCGGTCGCTCCGCAGCGCCCTGTTGGTAATCGGTGACGCTCAGTACCTCGACGTCTCCGACCTGCTTCGGAGCGTTCGCTCGAAGTCGCTCCATCGCGGACGCGATCGCTTGAGCACCGTCTGCCCCAGGCATGGTGATGCTCTTCTGGGTACTGACCCAGAGGCCGTGGTCTCGATACAGCTGGTGCAAGCGCTCAACCACGCTGGAGCCCTGGGCTCTGAGGGCCGCGGTCAGCTCAGCGAAGAGCACCGCCGCGCTGATGCCGTCCTTGTCCCGTACGAGATGTCCGGCGGAGTACCCGATCGCCTCCTCGAAGCCGAAGACGTAGCTCACGCCGCCCTTTGCCTCGAGGTCCATCGCAGCGTTCCAGATCCACTTGAAGCCAGTGAGAGTCTGATCCCAGTGCGCATCGTAGTGCTTCGCCAGTTCACCGAGCATCGGGCTCGAGACGATGCTGGATATCACCATGCGACGCGGCGTAGTGGCGGACGCGGCCAGCATGAAATCCGCCAGTAACACACCGATTTGGTTGCCGGTCAGCTGGACCCAGCGCCCGGTTGAGGTCTTCACGCAGACCGCCAAGCGATCCGCGTCGGGGTCATTCGCCAGGATCAGCTCTGCATCACACTCGGCGGCTAATGCCAGAGAGAGGTCCAACGCGCCTTTCTCTTCCGGGTTCGGAAACTTAACCGTAGGGAAATGCCCATCGGGCTCGAACTGCTCTGCGACGGCGTGCACGCGACGAAAGCCTGTCTGCTCGAGACCACGCATCACGAACTTGCCGCCAACTCCGTGCATCGGCGTGTACACGATCGCAAAGTCCCGATCGACGTTCACCTTCGGGCGCAAGGCGTCTAGCTCGGAAAAGTAGCGGTCGACTAGACTTGTCGGGATCGCTTCGGAGAGCTCCCCTGCCCCCCCGAGCTTGACCTGCGCTGCCGACTCGACGCGACCAATGCGTTGCGCGATCTCCCCGTCGACCGGAGGCACGATCTGCGCCGCGTTTGCCGCGTAGACCTTGTAGCCATTGTACTCTGGAGGGTTGTGGCTCGCCGTGATGCACACCGCCGCGCTCGCCGAGAGTTGCCGCGCGGCATAGGCCACGATGGGCGTCGGCACGGGCGCCTCGAAGTAGCGTACCGGTATACGCGCCGCCTCGAGCACCTGCTGAGTGGCGTTCATGAACTCGGCGCTCGAGAGTCTCCCATCGCGCCCAATCACCACCGGGAGCGTCTTCGCGTCCGGGATCCGCGCGAGCAGGTAGTCGGCCAGACCGCGCGTCGTCCGGATCACGTTCGCCAGATTCATGCGGGAGCGGCCTGCGCCCACGATCCCGCGGAGCCCGGCGGTGCCGAACTCGAGCTCAGCGCCCATCCGCTCCTCGAGTTCCTCACGTTTGTCCTCGGCGATCAGCGCCGCGAGTTCGTCACGATCTGCAGCGCTTGGGTCCTGGGCCATCCACTCGCGCGCGCGAGTCACCACATCCTTTTCGCTCATGACCCGAGGATAGCGGAGACGAGGGGTTTGCCCAGGGAAGGCGCACACCCTAGTCCTATCGAGACATTCGACGGTCCCTTCGGGGATTTCGGGGGGTGAGGGAGCTACTCTGTACCCTCGAACTTCTTCCGCAGCTTGATGGGTTCGCCATGCAGGGCGAGCTGACCACAGGCCGCGTCAACGTCATCCCCACGTCTCACCCGGACGAAGCAGCTGACACCAGCGTCCGCCAAGCGCTCGCGAAACGCAGACACGCGCGCGCTACTCGGAGCCTTGAGTTCGGAAGCCGAGATCGGATTCATGGGGATCAAGTTCACTTTGACTCTCAGCCCCGCGAGCAAGTCGATCAGGCGGTCGCAG harbors:
- a CDS encoding phospho-sugar mutase; its protein translation is MSEKDVVTRAREWMAQDPSAADRDELAALIAEDKREELEERMGAELEFGTAGLRGIVGAGRSRMNLANVIRTTRGLADYLLARIPDAKTLPVVIGRDGRLSSAEFMNATQQVLEAARIPVRYFEAPVPTPIVAYAARQLSASAAVCITASHNPPEYNGYKVYAANAAQIVPPVDGEIAQRIGRVESAAQVKLGGAGELSEAIPTSLVDRYFSELDALRPKVNVDRDFAIVYTPMHGVGGKFVMRGLEQTGFRRVHAVAEQFEPDGHFPTVKFPNPEEKGALDLSLALAAECDAELILANDPDADRLAVCVKTSTGRWVQLTGNQIGVLLADFMLAASATTPRRMVISSIVSSPMLGELAKHYDAHWDQTLTGFKWIWNAAMDLEAKGGVSYVFGFEEAIGYSAGHLVRDKDGISAAVLFAELTAALRAQGSSVVERLHQLYRDHGLWVSTQKSITMPGADGAQAIASAMERLRANAPKQVGDVEVLSVTDYQQGAAERPRWLAKSNLVAIELAAGRILVRPSGTEPKLKIYVDLCQRLDAEQSVTGAEDDLAARAAAVAEDVGKLLALS
- a CDS encoding insulinase family protein — protein: MIPVLLESDTALPLVHCSLALRIGSVVDPPGKEGLTRLLFRLMRRTGGGATPRALDERIDRLGAAIWVDVGQSTSGVHGTTISRNLDAFLDVLADVVLKPGLDAEEFERLKREALSELVEVLDSDRSLARRWFARRLFAGHPYARPTGGTKATLAAIELKDLEQRYRELFCPENLVLAVAGDIDEARANAFAERLTAALPRGHVLDDPTPEPTQRPGRHLVFVDKPERSQTQILIGCLGSHPHDPDHIPLHVANTVFGGTFTSRLTQEVRGKRGWSYGAYASLPVDRRRRSFSMWTFPKAEDAVACVQLELELFEAWVSGGITQEELDWVKAYLVRSHAFAVDSASKRVGQLLDMELYGLPGGYHTEYTKRVAGVTLEQANQSLRRLTPKDLLISVVGSQEPIYAALQAGIPHLESSEVIPFDTD
- the lepA gene encoding elongation factor 4, translated to MSNTSHIRNFSIIAHVDHGKSTLADRILDVTGALSAREKKEQFLDKLELERERGITIKAQNVRLPFKAKDGRTYQLQLIDTPGHVDFSYEVSRSLAACEGALLVVDATQGVQAQTVANVYLALENDLELIPVLNKIDLPSSDVDGTAEQIEEVIGLDCSGAMMVSGKTGVGVPELLETIIDRIPPPKGDSDAPLQALIFDSWYDAYRGAVVMVRVVNGMLKKGEKVRMLATGRTYEVTEIGCFSPHPTSLKELGPGEVGFLAGNMKSVEDCKIGDTITTAINGSTTPLAGFKEVKPMVFAGVYPTDSADYEDLRDALGKLHLNDSSFVFEPDTSDALGFGFRCGFLGLLHMEIIQERLEREYDLDLITTAPSVVYNAQVKGEMVRVDNPSKMPPVGEIESIEEPIMKVVVHVPAEYVGAVVALCEERRGIQQNIHFATQDHVVVTYELPLSEVILDFHDKLKSASRGYASMDYELTGYRADDLVKLDILVNGEPVDALSVIVHRAFSQHRGRALAAKMKELVPRQQYDVAIQAAIGAKIIARTNVRALRKDVTAKCYGGDISRKRKLLEKQKAGKRRMKQFGKVDVPQEAFLAILKLDS
- a CDS encoding insulinase family protein gives rise to the protein MDRDALDALNATLNGQQVTYLGAAHFGPKLNIERFRLANGLDVLLCEDHSAPVVAYHTWFRVGSRHEREGKTGLAHLFEHLMFNETENLPKGEFDRRLEEAGADTNASTWLDWTHYNIAVPSDQLPLVIRLEAERMGALVLKEPQVESEKEVVANERRYRVDDDVEGAINEVLWATAYTKHPYHHPTIGWMADIEGFTTEDCRAFYEAYYAPNNACVVVVGDVAPTELLKQMVDAYAGLAPFELPVEDSWPEPAQTSERRVELTQPTSTQKVAVAYHAPALGDYDHPALAVLNEVLSGGRASRLYNRLITEMELASEVRTFLGPFRDPGLIEVYASGRDSVRAEQLLEVIDEELEKLSREPVPTAELERACARMELGLLGGLENVDGRASTIGFYETVLGRPGAAFERLEAMQRVTPSDLLRAARRYLRPEQRSVVLVRPSRDGQEAA